A region of the Fusobacteria bacterium ZRK30 genome:
ATATTGTCAGTAATTTTATTGACTGCAGTAACAAGTACAGAGGCCATGGCTTTTTGGGGGAAGAAAGAGAAGAAGGAAAAAATAGTTGTATGGTTACCGCCTATTGGAGAAAATGACAAAGTTGTCTGGGAACCGATTATCAAAGAATATGAAGAAGCAAATAATGTAGATGTAGAATTAGAGATTATTCCGTGGGAGAACTATTCTGAAAAATATGCTGCCGGAATAGCTTCGGGACAGGGACCAGACGTAGGGTATATGTATGCTGAGATGTTTCCGCAGTTTATAGAGATGGGAGCAGTTGAAGATCTGACGCCCTACCTTACAAAGGAAGATTATGAAAAATATATATACATCAAACACGGAAAGATGATGGGTGGTATGTATGGACTCGGGATAGAAGCGGCTAACCCTGCAGTTATCTACTACAACAAAGATATACTTGCATCTATAGGTGAAGATGTTCCTGTTACATGGGAAGATTTCATAAGGTGTGCAGTAAAGGCAACTCAAGATACAAATAAAGATGGAAAAGCAGATCAATGGGGATTTTCTCAAGGATGGGGAGCACCTTATTTTGGAGATCTTAACTGGAACTGGTATGGATTCCTTTGGCAGGCAGGTGGAGATATATTTAATGATGATTTAAAATCTGTAAAATTTAATAATGAAGCCGGAGTTAAAACCGCTGAATTT
Encoded here:
- a CDS encoding sugar ABC transporter substrate-binding protein — protein: MKKILALILSVILLTAVTSTEAMAFWGKKEKKEKIVVWLPPIGENDKVVWEPIIKEYEEANNVDVELEIIPWENYSEKYAAGIASGQGPDVGYMYAEMFPQFIEMGAVEDLTPYLTKEDYEKYIYIKHGKMMGGMYGLGIEAANPAVIYYNKDILASIGEDVPVTWEDFIRCAVKATQDTNKDGKADQWGFSQGWGAPYFGDLNWNWYGFLWQAGGDIFNDDLKSVKFNNEAGVKTAEFLKDLKFKYDVLPPYYMAQTNKEMLQTTFGPGKSLFSIYLSSAAGEILDKSFPDLNYGIILSLEDEDKGTFASVDQLVLMSGAKDKELAFGLIEHMLSTQSMTKFHKHHPRAPIAKGEPYQGDPRLQKMIETQEGVYRPLVVGPHGVEIYEYLWKQLQMMMAGEQSAKESLDEAAEYSNRLLAK